Proteins encoded within one genomic window of Brachybacterium sp. P6-10-X1:
- a CDS encoding biotin carboxylase N-terminal domain-containing protein, with the protein MPARSSKPRPLSTVLIANRGEIAVRVARACRDAGLRSVAVYADPDRDALHTQIADEAYALGGTTAASSYLVVDKILDIAHRSGADAIHPGYGFLSERADFAQAVIDAGLTWIGPPPSAIEKLGDKVSARHIAQKAGAPLVAGTKDPVQNSDEVVDFARTNGLPIAIKAAFGGGGRGLKVAREESEVRELFDSAVREAVASFGRGECFVERYLDAPRHVETQCLADMHGTVQVVSTRDCSLQRRHQKLVEEAPAPFLSSQQNAQLVSSSKAILREAGYVGAGTCEFLVGADGTISFLEVNTRLQVEHPVTEEVAGVDLVREQLRIAAGETISAEDPVSRGHSFEFRINGEDPGRGFMPAPGRIQRYDVPSGPGVRIESGVRAGDEISGAFDSMLAKLVVTGATRQEALERSRRALAEFRVDGLPTVLPFHRAVVEDPAFAPAGPEEPFTVHTRWIETEFHNDLPAAPLPAQPDEPEDREAVVVEVDGRRVEISLPASLRAPQQPVHQRRKRSHRGVGDSAAGGNAVTAPMQGTIVKIVAEEGQSVADGDLLIVLEAMKMEQPITAHRSGIVKNLAAEIGATVSAGAVLCQIDD; encoded by the coding sequence ATGCCCGCACGCTCTTCCAAGCCCCGCCCCCTGTCCACGGTGCTGATCGCCAACCGTGGGGAGATCGCGGTGCGGGTCGCCCGAGCCTGCCGGGATGCTGGGCTCCGCTCGGTCGCCGTGTACGCCGATCCGGACCGCGACGCGCTGCACACGCAGATCGCCGACGAGGCCTACGCCCTGGGCGGCACCACCGCCGCCAGCTCCTACCTGGTCGTCGACAAGATCCTGGACATCGCCCACCGCTCCGGGGCGGACGCGATCCATCCCGGCTACGGGTTCCTCTCCGAGCGGGCCGATTTCGCCCAAGCGGTCATCGACGCCGGGCTGACCTGGATCGGCCCGCCCCCGTCGGCCATCGAGAAGCTCGGCGACAAGGTCTCGGCCCGCCACATCGCCCAGAAGGCCGGCGCGCCGCTGGTCGCCGGCACCAAGGATCCCGTCCAGAACTCCGACGAGGTCGTGGACTTCGCCCGCACCAACGGTCTGCCGATCGCGATCAAGGCCGCCTTCGGCGGCGGTGGCCGCGGCCTGAAGGTCGCCCGGGAGGAGTCCGAGGTCCGCGAGCTGTTCGACTCCGCCGTGCGCGAGGCGGTCGCCTCCTTCGGGCGCGGCGAGTGCTTCGTGGAGCGCTACCTCGACGCGCCCCGGCACGTGGAGACCCAGTGCCTCGCGGACATGCACGGCACCGTCCAGGTGGTCTCCACCCGGGACTGCTCCCTGCAGCGCCGTCATCAGAAGCTGGTCGAGGAGGCGCCCGCGCCCTTCCTCTCCTCCCAGCAGAACGCGCAGCTGGTCTCCTCCTCCAAGGCGATCCTGCGCGAGGCCGGATACGTCGGGGCCGGTACCTGCGAGTTCCTCGTCGGGGCCGACGGCACCATCTCCTTCCTCGAGGTCAACACGCGCCTGCAGGTCGAGCATCCCGTGACCGAGGAGGTCGCCGGCGTCGACCTGGTGCGCGAACAGCTGCGCATCGCCGCCGGCGAGACCATCTCCGCCGAGGATCCCGTCTCGCGCGGGCACTCCTTCGAGTTCCGCATCAACGGTGAGGACCCGGGCCGCGGCTTCATGCCCGCCCCGGGCCGGATCCAGCGCTACGACGTGCCCTCCGGCCCCGGTGTGCGCATCGAGTCGGGCGTGCGCGCGGGAGACGAGATCTCCGGCGCCTTCGACTCCATGCTGGCCAAGCTCGTGGTCACCGGGGCCACGCGGCAGGAGGCCCTCGAGCGCTCCCGTCGGGCGCTGGCCGAGTTCCGCGTCGACGGCCTCCCGACGGTCCTGCCCTTCCATCGGGCCGTGGTCGAGGACCCCGCCTTCGCACCGGCCGGCCCGGAGGAGCCCTTCACCGTCCACACCCGCTGGATCGAGACCGAGTTCCACAACGATCTCCCGGCCGCCCCGCTGCCGGCCCAGCCCGACGAGCCCGAGGACCGCGAGGCCGTCGTGGTCGAGGTCGACGGCCGCCGGGTCGAGATCAGCCTCCCCGCCTCCCTGCGCGCGCCCCAGCAGCCGGTGCACCAGCGCCGCAAACGCAGCCATCGCGGGGTGGGCGATTCCGCCGCCGGGGGCAACGCGGTGACGGCACCCATGCAGGGGACCATCGTGAAGATCGTCGCCGAGGAGGGCCAGAGCGTGGCCGACGGCGACCTGCTAATCGTCCTCGAGGCGATGAAGATGGAGCAGCCCATCACGGCGCACCGCTCCGGGATCGTCAAGAACCTGGCCGCCGAGATCGGCGCGACCGTCTCCGCGGGCGCCGTGCTCTGCCAGATCGACGACTGA
- a CDS encoding nucleoside triphosphate pyrophosphatase yields MTDRHAATSPDGVADGPLEHDPLLLLASASAGRRATLRAARIEHGTLPVDLDEEAILTTARERAAASGDPEDVLTSAVEVLLLAREKALAATARSEGGYVVLGCDSMLELDGVSIGKPHTPARAIRGWQAMRGRTATLHSGHWLVDDRDEADGGTAATFGATASCRVTFADVTDEEIDAYVATGEPLGVAGGFTLDGVAGPFLEGVEGDPHAVVGLSLPLLRRMLGEIGIAVHELWDDALLPTAPDDSPATGSSPATV; encoded by the coding sequence ATGACCGACCGTCACGCCGCGACGTCCCCGGACGGCGTCGCCGACGGGCCGCTCGAGCACGATCCGCTGCTGCTGCTCGCCTCCGCCTCGGCCGGCCGGCGCGCCACCCTGCGCGCCGCCCGCATCGAGCACGGCACCCTGCCGGTCGACCTCGACGAAGAGGCGATCCTCACCACCGCCCGCGAGCGCGCCGCCGCCTCCGGGGACCCCGAGGATGTCCTCACCTCCGCGGTGGAGGTCCTGCTGCTGGCCCGGGAGAAGGCATTGGCCGCGACCGCCCGCAGCGAGGGCGGCTACGTGGTGCTCGGGTGCGACTCGATGCTCGAGCTCGACGGCGTCTCCATCGGCAAGCCCCACACGCCCGCACGAGCAATCCGGGGCTGGCAGGCGATGCGCGGGCGTACGGCGACCCTGCACTCCGGGCATTGGCTGGTCGATGACCGTGACGAGGCCGACGGCGGCACGGCGGCGACCTTCGGGGCCACCGCCAGCTGCCGCGTCACCTTCGCGGACGTGACCGACGAGGAGATCGACGCCTATGTCGCCACCGGCGAGCCCCTCGGCGTCGCCGGAGGGTTCACCCTCGACGGCGTGGCCGGGCCGTTCCTCGAGGGTGTCGAGGGCGACCCGCACGCCGTCGTCGGCCTCTCCCTGCCGCTGCTGCGACGGATGCTCGGCGAGATCGGCATCGCCGTCCACGAGCTGTGGGATGACGCACTGCTGCCCACCGCCCCCGACGACTCCCCTGCCACCGGGTCGTCACCTGCGACCGTGTGA
- a CDS encoding NAD(P)H-quinone dehydrogenase, with the protein MSDPSTALSSDPHRVAGAGDRSRVVIIGGGPGGYEAALTAARQGAETVLVEERGIGGAAVLTDVVPSKTLIATADVLDVVGTSRQLGIRDAEDGSAPGAGSLDVDLGAVNARVQRLAAAQSADIRASLVEAGVQVVDGRGRLAGASAVEVLDGAGAVSESFGADVILLAVGARPRELGTAPCDGERILNWTQVYALESLPEHLIVVGSGVTGAEFASAYRALGSEVTLVSSRAKVLPGTDGDAADVLEDAFARRGVHVRSRSRAASARRTQDGVIVTLTSGEEIAGSHALMALGGIPWTSDLGLVEAGVRVEDSGHIDTDRVSRTSVRGIYAAGDCTGVYPLASVAAMQGRIAMHHALGDAVSPLISAQVSSAIFTSPEIAVVGVSEQDVAGGVVAGEVLTLPLDTNPRAKMQGLSEGFVKLIVRPGSHTVLGAVVVSPRASELILPYTLAVAHRLTADQVADTSTVYPSLTGSLAEVARRASITATR; encoded by the coding sequence GTGAGCGATCCCAGCACCGCCCTTTCGTCGGACCCCCACCGTGTCGCCGGTGCCGGTGACCGTTCGCGGGTGGTGATCATCGGCGGCGGTCCCGGCGGTTACGAGGCCGCGCTGACCGCGGCGCGCCAGGGAGCCGAGACCGTCCTGGTCGAGGAACGGGGCATCGGGGGCGCGGCCGTGCTCACCGACGTCGTCCCCTCCAAGACCCTCATCGCCACGGCCGACGTCCTCGACGTCGTCGGCACCTCCCGGCAGCTCGGGATCCGCGACGCCGAGGACGGCTCCGCCCCCGGGGCCGGCAGCCTGGACGTCGACCTCGGCGCGGTCAACGCCCGTGTCCAGCGTCTCGCCGCGGCACAGTCCGCGGACATCCGCGCGAGCCTGGTGGAGGCCGGGGTGCAGGTCGTCGACGGTCGCGGTCGCCTCGCCGGGGCCTCCGCCGTGGAGGTCCTCGACGGCGCGGGCGCGGTCAGCGAGTCCTTCGGGGCCGACGTGATCCTGCTGGCCGTCGGCGCCCGCCCGCGCGAGCTGGGGACCGCGCCCTGCGACGGGGAGCGGATCCTGAACTGGACGCAGGTGTACGCGCTGGAGAGCCTGCCCGAGCACCTGATCGTGGTCGGCTCCGGTGTGACCGGTGCGGAGTTCGCCAGCGCCTACCGGGCCCTGGGCAGCGAGGTCACCCTGGTCTCCTCCCGAGCGAAGGTGCTGCCCGGCACCGACGGGGACGCGGCCGACGTGCTCGAGGACGCCTTCGCCCGGCGCGGCGTGCACGTGCGATCCCGATCGCGAGCGGCCTCCGCGCGCCGGACGCAGGACGGCGTGATCGTCACCCTCACCTCGGGAGAGGAGATCGCCGGCAGCCATGCGCTGATGGCACTCGGCGGGATCCCCTGGACCTCCGATCTGGGTCTTGTGGAAGCAGGCGTGCGGGTCGAGGACAGCGGCCACATCGACACCGACAGGGTCTCGCGCACCTCGGTGCGCGGGATCTACGCCGCCGGTGACTGCACCGGGGTCTACCCGCTGGCCTCGGTCGCCGCGATGCAGGGGCGCATCGCCATGCACCACGCCCTGGGCGATGCCGTCTCCCCGCTGATCTCCGCGCAGGTCTCCTCGGCGATCTTCACCAGCCCGGAGATCGCCGTGGTCGGGGTGAGCGAGCAGGACGTGGCCGGCGGCGTCGTCGCCGGCGAGGTGCTCACCCTGCCGCTGGACACCAATCCCCGCGCGAAGATGCAAGGACTCTCCGAGGGCTTCGTGAAGCTCATCGTGCGCCCCGGGTCGCACACCGTGCTCGGCGCCGTGGTGGTCTCCCCGCGGGCCAGCGAGCTGATCCTGCCCTACACCCTGGCGGTCGCCCACCGTCTCACCGCGGACCAGGTCGCCGACACGTCCACCGTGTACCCCTCGCTGACCGGCTCCCTCGCGGAGGTCGCGCGCCGGGCGAGCATCACCGCGACCCGCTGA